CGGTTATTGAAAGAGCATGTTAATGTGCAAACGTTAAGAGAAGCGGTAACAGATGTTCTTTCAAATGAAAAGTATAAGCATGGAATACGAAAACTGAATGAAAGTTTTTTAGAATGTGGTGGTTCAAAAGAAGCAATTACAGTGATTACATCTCTTTTAAATAAATAGTTTAGACAATATAAAAGCATAGGGGCTCTACCTTTATGCTTTTATATGATTATCCTGCAAACTGCACAGCAGTATTTGCATGTAAAAAAGCAGTATCAAAAACAGGAACAGTAAGGTCGTCTTGGGAAATGAGCAATGGTATTTCAGTGCAGCCTAGTAGTATACCTTCTGCGCCATTTTGAATTAATGATTTTGTAATTTGTAATAGCTTTTCTTTTGATGTTTCTGAAATAATTCCTTTACTTAATTCATTTAAAATAACATGATGAATAAAATTTCTTTCCTCTTTATTTGGAATAATTGTCTCAATATTATAGTTCGCTAGACGTGATTTATAGAAGTCTTGTTCCATCGTTTGTTTCGTACCTAATAATCCAATACGCTTTATATTCTGTTCTACCATTTCTTTAGCACTTACATCACCGATGTGAAGAAGTGGAATGGATATTGCACTTTCTACTTCTTCAGCAAATAAATGGACCGTATTGGAACACATTAATAAACATTCAGCTCCGGATTTTTCAACCTTTTTTGCAACGGTGACTAATTCGTTTTTCACTTCTTCATATTGATGATTTTGTAATAAAGTAGTTACTTCACCAAAGTCCATGCTATATAAAACAAGCTTTGCATTTTGATCGTATTGAGAGAGTGTAAGTGTATTAATATGTTTATAGTATAATGATGTAGATTCCCAACTTAGTCCACCAATTAAACCGATTACTTTCATCGTACATTCCTCCCGTAACTATTTTAATTCATTATTTCATAATTCCGATAAGAATACAATGATTTAAATGCGCTGTTAAACGAAAAATAAAAATAATTAGAAAAGTATTGAAATTTATTCTTCTTAGTGCCATAATACGAATTACAAATTAATACTTATCCAGAGAGGTGGAGGGAACGGCCCTATGAAACCTCAGCAACCCCTATGTAAATGTATAGGAAGGTGCTAATTCCGCAGAGGACACGTGTGTGTTTTTTGGAAGATAAGAGGATTCTTGAACGTGAAAGAAAATGACCTCTTATGTAAGAGGTCATTTTTTGTTGTATAGAAGGGGAGTGTCAATGCATAATTCATTTTCAAAATAAATATAGAGTAATAAAAGTTGACTCATATGAGAGGGGAATTGTAATGAATAAATTATCAACAAAGTTAGTAGTAGCAATCGGAATTGGAGCAGCATTATACGGGGTATTAGGACTTTGGGGATTTTCTATTGCACCAAATACATTTATTAAACCTGCATTAGCTATTTTAACCGTTTTTGGAGCGTTATTTGGCCCAGTGGCAGGACTGTTAATAGGACTTATCGGTCATACCGTAACAGATACAATTGCTGGCTGGGGTATTTGGTGGGGATGGGTTTTTAGTTCAGGCATTATCGGCTTTGCAATGGGGCTCATTCAAAAAAGAGTTGGCTTTAGTGTGAAAAACGGGACATATAATAAAGGAGATATTTCTTATTTAGCCATTACTGGGTTAATTGGTATTGTCATTGCTATTATATTTGCTGGGGCATTCGATATTATCGTGATGGGAGAACCGTTTGACAAAATTGTTATACAAGTATTAGGTGCAACAATTGCTGATGTTATTGTATTTTTAGTTCTTGGATTGCCAATTACAATAGGGTTAGCTAAATCTAATAAGAAACATACACATTTAAAAATTGAAAAGTAGGGATGTTAACATGCAACCAATTATTTCTTTTAAACAATTCAACTTTCAATATAAGCATGCAGCGCAGCCTACTGTTAAAGACGTTACATTTCATATATATCCTGGGGAAAAAGTGCTAATTGCTGGACGAAGTGGTTCAGGGAAATCAACATTAGCTCATTGTATGAATGGGCTAATCCCATTTTCTTATGAAGGGACTAGTACTGGTACTATTTTAATTGACGGAAAAGACCCGAGGAAAGGAAGTATTTTTGAACAGAGTAAACAGGTTGGAACAATTTTGCAAGATCAAGATGCACAATTTATTGGTCTTACAGTAGAGGAAGATGTAGCTTTTTATTTAGAAAATGAATGCGTAAATGAAGATGATATGAAAAAGATTGTTTCGGAATCATTAAAAAAGGTAAAGATGCATAATTTTCATAAACAAAGTCCACATGAATTATCAGGAGGGCAAAAACAAACTGTTTCTTTAGCAGGTCTGTTAACAACAAATGCTAATATATTATTGTTTGATGAACCTTTAGCGAATTTAGATCCAGTAAGTAGCTTACATACAATAGAACTTATTAAAGGTATACATAAACAATATAATAAAACAATTGTAATTATTGAACATCGAATAGAAGAAATGTTAAATCTGGATTTAGATAAAATCATTTTAATGGATGAAGGGGAAATCGTTGCGATAGGGACACCAGAAGAGATTTTAGCATCAAATATATTACCATCAATCGGTTTAAGAGAACCTATGTACATAGAAGGATTAAAGAGATTACAGTTTGATAGTAATAATGAGGTAATATACCCACTTGAAAAACTTCAAAGAGAAAGTGTTCGTAGCGCAATAAATGAGTGGGTGGAGAAGCAAGATTTTTGTAAAAGCATTCCTAAAAACAAAGAATTATTGAAAGTAGAAAATTTGTCGTTCTCCTATCCTAATAAGCAAAAAGTATTAGATAATGTAAATTTTTTCATAAAAGAAGGGGAAATTGTTGCACTTTTGGGTCAAAATGGTGCCGGAAAATCTACATTAGCTCATAGTCTTATAGGTATAAACAAAACAAATAATGGCAGGATTTTATTTGATGGAGTAAATATTAATGCTTGGTCTATTCGTAAACGTGGTGAAGTCATATCTTATGTGATGCAAAATCCAAATCATATGATTACACAACCTACTGTTATAGAAGAAGTTTCATTTTCATTAAAATTAAAAAAGTTTTCGAAGGAAGAAATTAAGCATAGAGCGGAGGAAACGTTAAAAATTTGTGGTTTGTATCCATTTCGAAATTGGCCAATCCAGGCATTAAGTTACGGACAAAAAAAGAGAGTAACGATTGCATCTGTACTAACAACCAATCCAAAACTTATTATTTTAGATGAGCCGACAGCGGGACAAGATTATTATCATTATAAACAGTTTATGACGTTCATAAGAAAACTAGCTGCAAAGGGAATATCTTTTATTTTTATTACACACGATATGAATCTTGCATTAGAATATGCAGACAGAGCGATAGTTCTACATGAAGGGGAAATTATTGCGAATAATACCGCGTCTACTGTATTAGGACATCCAAAAACGTTACATAGAGCGAACTTAAGGGAGAGTTCTTTATTCAAACTCGTTAAATTAAGCGGTATTGCAAATCCTGAAAGGTTTATAGAACTTTATTTTGATGTTATGAGGGGGGAGGAAGGTGTATAGTACACATTTTCATCGTATGGATGGAGCAGTGAAATTGTTGTTATTTATTTTTTGTATGACGCTTACTTTTATATTCTTTGATTTTCGCGTATTGCTATTTGTATTTATAATTGGATGTATTGGACTCCTAGTTGCTAAAATTCCATTTCGTAAAATTTTTATTGTTTTTACTGTTATATTTACATTTAGTTTATTAAATTCTGTCATGATCTTATTTATTACACCAACCCATGGATCTGAATTAACGGAATCATATACTGCATTTCTACATATTGGATATGCAACGATTACTTATGAAACTTTATTTTATGCAGCTACACTTTCATTAAAGTATTTTACGTTATTACCATTTACACTTATTTTTATTTATACGACTGATCCAAGTGGATTTGTGAGTAGCCTAAGTAAATTTCGAATTCATTATAAGATTACTTATGCGATAAGTATTGCATTACGTTATATACCTGATATTCAGTCTGAATATAAAATTATTAAACATGCGCAAGAGACAAGAGGAGTAGCGTTTGAAAAAGGAGAAGCAAGTTTATGGATTCGTATGAAAAACCGTGTCTTAATTTTCTGGCCTTTAATTATACATTCTCTAGATAGAATCGATACAGTTTCAAATGCAATGGATTTAAGAGGATTTGGAAAGAAGGATACACGTACGTGGTTTTATACAAATAAAGCGAAAAGAGGGGATTTTATTGCTTTATTTGTAGGTGTTTTTATTTTAATTGTTGCTGTGTATTTAAAGTTACATGTATTTCAAAACTTTTGGTATCCATTTTAAAGTACTCTCAAATGAGTGCTTTTACTTATTTTTATATAGACATGCTCAAAAAGGGGATATTTACATAATGTATAATACGAACCAGTTAAAATGATCAACTACCTATTAGTTTTCAAACCAAAAGGAGGAGAAAATATGAGTTACGGTGGTTCTTGTGGTTTTGGTGGAGGTTTCGCTTTATTAGTTGTGTTATTCATTTTGTTAATTATCGTTGGATGCAGCTGTTGGGGCGGAGGGTACTAATTTCTAATTAGTCTCCACAAATGTAAACTTACAAAACATATAAGATACTTATGTATCGAAACAAATAAAAAAGGAGCAACTATGCTCCTTTTTTATTTGTTTTTAGATGAGTTCATATTACATTTCGGTAATGTAATTGTCAAAGTTGTACCTTTATTAATAACGCTTCGGATTTTTAAATTACCTTGCATCGTTTCAATAATTTTAACAGCAACCATTGTGCCTAAACCTGTACCCTTCGTTTTTGTACTAAAATACGGTTCACCAAATCGATTTATTTGCTCTTGTGACATACCAATTCCGCTATCCTCAATTCGTATGATAACCTTATTATTACTAATAGATGAGGAGATATTTAAAGTACCACCATTAGGCATTGCTTCAATACCATTTTTTATTAAGTTTAAAAAGCATTGTTGAAAGTGCTGTTTATTACCAACAATTGTTGCCGTAGAGAAATCTTTTGTAATGTGTATTGTGTTCATGTTACATAAAGGTAAGATCATATTAATAACTCGATTTAACTCTTGTTCTACTGAAATATGATCTAACTTTTCTGAAGCAGGTTTGGCAAAAGTTAAATAATCATCAATAATTCCTTGAGCACGATGTAACTCTTCAAGTATATGTTCAATATACTCGTCCCTTGATTCTGGAGTTAAATTTGGTGTTTTTAAAAGCTGAGTAAATCCTTTTACGACAGTTAAAGGATTTCTTACCTCGTGCGATATACTAGCAGCGAGTTGGCTCACAATCTCCATTTTTTCCATTTTGATTAACTTCGATCGCATACATACTGCATCTTTTAAAACTTCATTAAAATAAATTACAAATAACATTAAAATAGTTGGTAATATTATGAAATAAATAATGTATAAATTATTCACTTCAAAATCTGATAAGGTTAATACAATTACAGTTGTAAATATTGCTAGAAAAAATGTTAAAAACATTCCATAAGCTACTTTAACTTTTCTATTATACTTATTAAATTTTGCGGATGCGAACGCTGTAATGATAAACATTGTGCCATAAACTAATATTGTTAACATACTAAATCCATAAAACGAAAACCTTGTAATTAATAAGATGACAAGCAATATTATACCAACAGGCAAGCCACCATAAAGCGTAGCTATAATAACCGGTATTTGTCTTAAATCATGAATACAATTTTCATCCATATAGATCGGATAGCGCATACATAAAATAAGAGGGATACTCGTACAAAGTATAATAAGTAGTTTTTTATATTTCTTTAAATGCCGCCCGCTATCATATATAAAATAAAAAATAAATATACTACTTAAAATGTAAAGAAGATTATTTAATACGTTTTGATTAATATAAACAAAGTTCATAATATTTGCCCCGTTATTTTGAATTTCCATTTCAAATATATTATACATGATTATAGTAGAAACTTTTTGCTTTTAATAATATAAGTTTATATCTTTTCAGCATTAGCCACGTTTAGCCACTCTTCATAAAATGCTTCAACCGATACATATCGTTCAATTCGGTTTTCATTTACAGCACGATACGCTATTTCATATAAATCTTTACTTGCTTCCCATTTCGTAAAGGAGCGATCTTTTCCACCGCCCAAGAGAGCAAAAGCCATTGCCCCCATATTAAATACATTTGTTCTTGCATCAATCATTGCATGTAGCTCGAATTCTTCAGGAGACATAAAACGAGAGGAACCCCATAATCGTCCCATTTTATTCACATATGGTTTTTTAGAATATAAATCAATATCACAAATCTTCGTCTCATTTGTATGAAAATTATATAAAATACTACCGTCATAAAAATCTAATGCTACATAGTTTTTCTTTTCAACAAATGTATGGAAAGAAAAAATGGAATGTAATGATTGAATTCGTTCCATAACCGATAGATGCTTAAATTTATAAAATGGAGAGCTTGGATTAGTATATTTTTCAGGAGGCGGGAAACTCCAATGTGAATGAAGACATTCACCATCAAACCAATCGAAAATTAGTACATATCCAGAGTGAACTGGATAGTGTTCAATTAGTTCTATAAGCGAGTCATGTTTTAATTCCTCGTATAGGGAAGCTGAATTTTTTAATCTTTCAATAGCGTCTTTTATTTTCCCTTTATATGCAATTGTTTGTGCCCCTGCATATTTAATAAATTTCTTACGCCCATCTTTTTCTACACCGAAAGATAGATTGCCTGAATCTTGCTGGTCAAAAACAGCAAATACGTTTCCTAATTTCAATAGCCAATCAAAATTATGATGTTCTTTTAATTGGAATGTAACTTGATTCAACTGAATTTCAACTGGATTATCTTTCATAATATACCTCGCATTTATTATAATTAAACTGTATATTTCAGTATTCGACATATTTTGTGAAAATCCTATGCTAATCACATGAAATTTTATAAATATAATAATGAATAATTATAAAGGGATGGATAAAATGGAACAACAAATCGTTATTAAACCATATGAAAAAGAATGGCATGAAGAGTATGTAATAGAGAAAAGGAAATTTATTTCTTTATTCGGAGAAGATTGTATTGCTATTGAACATATAGGAAGTACATCCGTAGAGGGATTAGGTGCAAAACCTCTTATTGATATGATGATTGGTGTAACTGATTTGAAAATTACGGAAAAGTGGATTGAAGCGTTATTAAAAATTGGATATGAGTATGTTCCAAAAGAAACCCCTAATTGGCGTTTTTTTAGAAAGGGCAAATGGAGAGCAGGCACCCACCATTTACATGTTTATATTTATAATAGTGAGGAGTGGCAGAATAACATTTTATTTCGTGATTTTCTTATAGAACATAAATGGGCACAAAAACAATATAGAGAATTAAAAGAGAAACTTGCTGCTACATATCCTTTTGATCGTGCTTCATATACAAATGCAAAAGCACCGTTTATTCAAAATATATTAGAATTGGCCAAGACCCAAAAAAAATTAAAGATTGTTATTTGAAGAAATTTAAAAATCCCTTCCAAAGATATTTATAAGGAGGGTTTTTTTCTTTTGTCATAACGATATACATTATTTCTAATTATTGGAGGCAAATTCTTTTATTTATTTCGATATATCTAGTATATTGAAAATATTAAGGGGGAATGAAGCAATGAAAGCTATTGTACATCAATATAAAAAAGGGGTAGAAGGATTAGAATATAGATTGTCATCTGAAATAAATCTTAATGCTGGTGAAGTAAAAGTAAAGTTAAAAGCTGCAGGATTAAATCATAGGGATTTATTTATTATAAACAATAGAAAAGAATTGGATCTGCCATTAGTAATAGGCTCAGATGGTTCAGGAATTGTTACAGAAATCGGAGAAGGTGTTTCAAATCATTTATTAAATAACGAGGTTATTATAAATCCTAGCATTGGATGGGATAATATTGCCGAAGTACCAGAGTTACCAGAGGTGTTAGGTGGACCAAAAGATGGAACGTTTGCTGAATATGTCATTGTGCCAGCTGAAAATGTAGTGGCAAAACCGTCATATCTTACTTGGGAAGAGTCTGGAGTATTATCTTTATCGGCATTAACTGCATATAGAGCGCTTTTTACAAAGGGAAGATTGAAATGTGGAGAACATGTTTTAATTCCAGGAATAGGTGGCGGTGTAGCGACATTTGCCATGTTATTTGCGAAAGCAATTGGCGCAAAAGTCAGTGTTACTTCAAGAGTTGAGAACAAAAGAAAGTTTGCCGAAACATATGGCGCAGACTTTTCTTTTAATAGTTCTGGAAATTGGGAAGAGAGTTTACGCGGAGAGAAAGTAGATTTAATAATTGATAGTATAGGAGCAGCAACATTCTTAAAATACTTTGATGTATTAAAACCAAATGGGAGAATTGTTAATTTTGGTGCAAGCTCAGGAGATAAAGTTGAATTACCTTTACGGGCATTATTTTATAATCAAATCGATATTATGGGGACATCTATGGGGAGCCGTGAGGAATTTGATGAAATGATTACGTTTATAGAGAAATATAAGATTAAACCAATTATGGATAAAGTTTATTCGTTGGAAGAAGCAATTCAAGCGTTGAGCCGTATGGAGCAGGGAGAACAGTTCGGTAATATCGCTCTACGCATGGAATAAAAATATGATTTAATAACCTATGTTTTTATATGTATATGTTATGTAATATATACACTTTTAGTTAGTGGATTATATGATTTTAAAGGTTTTTCCATCATATATATTTTTAATGCATATAAATAGTTACATAATTGTCAAATGAAAAATAGTAACATGAATAAAGTGAAAATCTAAATGTGTGTAAATGTTGTATACTGTGTAAATCAAGTAAACTTGTATCTTAATTTCAAGTAAAACAAGAAATTATAAGGAGAGAGTAATGTGAATTACACAGTATTTCAATGGATAAACAATTTAGCAGGTACATCTGTACTCTTAGATAAGGTAATGATT
This Bacillus paramycoides DNA region includes the following protein-coding sequences:
- a CDS encoding aspartate/glutamate racemase family protein, with protein sequence MKVIGLIGGLSWESTSLYYKHINTLTLSQYDQNAKLVLYSMDFGEVTTLLQNHQYEEVKNELVTVAKKVEKSGAECLLMCSNTVHLFAEEVESAISIPLLHIGDVSAKEMVEQNIKRIGLLGTKQTMEQDFYKSRLANYNIETIIPNKEERNFIHHVILNELSKGIISETSKEKLLQITKSLIQNGAEGILLGCTEIPLLISQDDLTVPVFDTAFLHANTAVQFAG
- a CDS encoding ABC transporter ATP-binding protein, which codes for MQPIISFKQFNFQYKHAAQPTVKDVTFHIYPGEKVLIAGRSGSGKSTLAHCMNGLIPFSYEGTSTGTILIDGKDPRKGSIFEQSKQVGTILQDQDAQFIGLTVEEDVAFYLENECVNEDDMKKIVSESLKKVKMHNFHKQSPHELSGGQKQTVSLAGLLTTNANILLFDEPLANLDPVSSLHTIELIKGIHKQYNKTIVIIEHRIEEMLNLDLDKIILMDEGEIVAIGTPEEILASNILPSIGLREPMYIEGLKRLQFDSNNEVIYPLEKLQRESVRSAINEWVEKQDFCKSIPKNKELLKVENLSFSYPNKQKVLDNVNFFIKEGEIVALLGQNGAGKSTLAHSLIGINKTNNGRILFDGVNINAWSIRKRGEVISYVMQNPNHMITQPTVIEEVSFSLKLKKFSKEEIKHRAEETLKICGLYPFRNWPIQALSYGQKKRVTIASVLTTNPKLIILDEPTAGQDYYHYKQFMTFIRKLAAKGISFIFITHDMNLALEYADRAIVLHEGEIIANNTASTVLGHPKTLHRANLRESSLFKLVKLSGIANPERFIELYFDVMRGEEGV
- a CDS encoding zinc-binding dehydrogenase encodes the protein MKAIVHQYKKGVEGLEYRLSSEINLNAGEVKVKLKAAGLNHRDLFIINNRKELDLPLVIGSDGSGIVTEIGEGVSNHLLNNEVIINPSIGWDNIAEVPELPEVLGGPKDGTFAEYVIVPAENVVAKPSYLTWEESGVLSLSALTAYRALFTKGRLKCGEHVLIPGIGGGVATFAMLFAKAIGAKVSVTSRVENKRKFAETYGADFSFNSSGNWEESLRGEKVDLIIDSIGAATFLKYFDVLKPNGRIVNFGASSGDKVELPLRALFYNQIDIMGTSMGSREEFDEMITFIEKYKIKPIMDKVYSLEEAIQALSRMEQGEQFGNIALRME
- a CDS encoding serine/threonine protein kinase, producing MKDNPVEIQLNQVTFQLKEHHNFDWLLKLGNVFAVFDQQDSGNLSFGVEKDGRKKFIKYAGAQTIAYKGKIKDAIERLKNSASLYEELKHDSLIELIEHYPVHSGYVLIFDWFDGECLHSHWSFPPPEKYTNPSSPFYKFKHLSVMERIQSLHSIFSFHTFVEKKNYVALDFYDGSILYNFHTNETKICDIDLYSKKPYVNKMGRLWGSSRFMSPEEFELHAMIDARTNVFNMGAMAFALLGGGKDRSFTKWEASKDLYEIAYRAVNENRIERYVSVEAFYEEWLNVANAEKI
- a CDS encoding sensor histidine kinase, with amino-acid sequence MNFVYINQNVLNNLLYILSSIFIFYFIYDSGRHLKKYKKLLIILCTSIPLILCMRYPIYMDENCIHDLRQIPVIIATLYGGLPVGIILLVILLITRFSFYGFSMLTILVYGTMFIITAFASAKFNKYNRKVKVAYGMFLTFFLAIFTTVIVLTLSDFEVNNLYIIYFIILPTILMLFVIYFNEVLKDAVCMRSKLIKMEKMEIVSQLAASISHEVRNPLTVVKGFTQLLKTPNLTPESRDEYIEHILEELHRAQGIIDDYLTFAKPASEKLDHISVEQELNRVINMILPLCNMNTIHITKDFSTATIVGNKQHFQQCFLNLIKNGIEAMPNGGTLNISSSISNNKVIIRIEDSGIGMSQEQINRFGEPYFSTKTKGTGLGTMVAVKIIETMQGNLKIRSVINKGTTLTITLPKCNMNSSKNK
- a CDS encoding GrpB family protein, whose protein sequence is MEQQIVIKPYEKEWHEEYVIEKRKFISLFGEDCIAIEHIGSTSVEGLGAKPLIDMMIGVTDLKITEKWIEALLKIGYEYVPKETPNWRFFRKGKWRAGTHHLHVYIYNSEEWQNNILFRDFLIEHKWAQKQYRELKEKLAATYPFDRASYTNAKAPFIQNILELAKTQKKLKIVI
- a CDS encoding YjcZ family sporulation protein, producing MSYGGSCGFGGGFALLVVLFILLIIVGCSCWGGGY
- a CDS encoding ECF-type riboflavin transporter substrate-binding protein, with product MNKLSTKLVVAIGIGAALYGVLGLWGFSIAPNTFIKPALAILTVFGALFGPVAGLLIGLIGHTVTDTIAGWGIWWGWVFSSGIIGFAMGLIQKRVGFSVKNGTYNKGDISYLAITGLIGIVIAIIFAGAFDIIVMGEPFDKIVIQVLGATIADVIVFLVLGLPITIGLAKSNKKHTHLKIEK
- a CDS encoding energy-coupling factor transporter transmembrane component T family protein; this translates as MYSTHFHRMDGAVKLLLFIFCMTLTFIFFDFRVLLFVFIIGCIGLLVAKIPFRKIFIVFTVIFTFSLLNSVMILFITPTHGSELTESYTAFLHIGYATITYETLFYAATLSLKYFTLLPFTLIFIYTTDPSGFVSSLSKFRIHYKITYAISIALRYIPDIQSEYKIIKHAQETRGVAFEKGEASLWIRMKNRVLIFWPLIIHSLDRIDTVSNAMDLRGFGKKDTRTWFYTNKAKRGDFIALFVGVFILIVAVYLKLHVFQNFWYPF